A region of Lycium barbarum isolate Lr01 chromosome 3, ASM1917538v2, whole genome shotgun sequence DNA encodes the following proteins:
- the LOC132632289 gene encoding SWI/SNF complex subunit SWI3A has protein sequence MDSTNEPDHDLYTIPSYTSWFSWQSIHEVERLSLREFFDGSSITRTPRIYKEYRDFIITSYREDPTRRLSFTEVRKSLVGDISVLHKVFTFLEKWGLINFDPNNAELPVDAVVEEEDDKEDEKWRIRVEEGAPHGVRVVAAPQSLKPLVPVREPVIIGGRGRGGGGDGVVKVSPMASFSDVYGELVEEGKKESVVCESCKDQCDSGHYEYSKDASINLCEKCFKSGNYDKNKLADEFKLIDGASPKAAWTEAETLLLLESVLKHGDDWDLVAQNVKTKSKLDCISKLIQLPFGDLMLGSIHRKLNFLDKNGEVSGVDQAQPAISECGEAPANQPHEQNQEHQQNGDAESETPPLKKIRRAPVSEASSFLMKQVARISGAVGPRITASAAEAAVTALCYENQCSTDIFDEDDDGLGSIADISETERASQVESAEGEDKPARSETEVAVSQRNTIPLTLRMRAATATAVGAAAAHAKLLADQEEREVEYLVSTLVEAQVKKLQRKMKHVDALNLMMEKRHGQMKDLEESLVMERMDILQKIFSAGVSRWRDHASVKS, from the exons ATGGACTCAACGAACGAACCTGACCACGACCTTTACACAATCCCAAGTTACACAA gttGGTTTTCTTGGCAAAGCATACACGAAGTAGAGAGGCTATCACTAAGAGAATTCTTTGATGGGAGTTCAATTACAAGGACACCAAGAATATACAAAGAGTACAGGGACTTTATTATTACATCTTACCGTGAGGATCCGACCCGAAGGTTATCATTTACTGAGGTCAGGAAATCATTAGTGGGTGATATAAGTGTGTTACATAAGGTGTTTACATTTTTGGAGAAGTGGGGTTTGATTAATTTTGATCCTAATAATGCTGAATTGCCTGTTGATGCTGTGGTGGAAGAAGAGGATGATAAGGAGGATGAGAAGTGGAGGATTAGGGTTGAAGAAGGGGCCCCACATGGGGTTAGGGTTGTGGCTGCTCCTCAATCTTTGAAACCCCTCGTGCCCGTGAGGGAACCGGTGATTATTGGTGGGAGGGGGaggggtggtggtggtgatggggtagtgaaggtgtcgccaatggcGTCGTTTTCGGATGTTTATGGGGAGTTGGTGGAGGAGGGAAAAAAGGAAAGTGTGGTTTGTGAGAGTTGTAAAGATCAATGTGATTCGGGTCATTATGAGTATAGCAAG GATGCGAGCATTAATTTATGCGAGAAGTGCTTTAAAAGTGGTAATTATGACAAGAACAAATTGGCAGATGAGTTCAAGTTAATAGATGGTGCGAGCCCCAAAGCTGCCTGGACTGAAGCAGAGACTTTACTTCTATTAGAATCTGTACTGAAGCATGGTGATGACTGGGATCTTGTTGCTCAAAATGTCAAAACAAAGAGTAAACTGGATTGTATCTCAAAGCTTATACAGTTGCCATTTGGGGATCTTATGCTTGGTTCTATTCATAGAAAGCTTAATTTTTTGGACAAAAATGGTGAGGTAAGTGGCGTGGATCAAGCTCAACCTGCAATAAGTGAGTGTGGAGAAGCTCCTGCAAATCAACCTCACGAGCAGAACCAGGAGCATCAACAGAATGGAGATGCTGAAAGCGAAACCCCTCCTCTCAAGAAAATACGGAGGGCTCCGGTTTCAGAAGCCAGTAGTTTCCTGATGAAACAG GTAGCTCGCATCTCTGGTGCTGTTGGTCCACGTATCACAGCATCTGCAGCTGAGGCTGCTGTTACAGCCCTTTGCTATGAGAATCAGTGTTCAACGGACATttttgatgaagatgatgatggatTGGGATCAATTGCTGATATCAGTGAGACAGAGAG GGCGAGTCAAGTTGAAAGTGCTGAAGGGGAGGATAAGCCCGCCAGATCAG AAACAGAAGTAGCAGTCTCTCAGAGAAATACTATACCACTAACTTTACGTATGAGGGCCGCAACTGCAACTGCTGTAGGTGCTGCTGCTGCTCACGCCAAATTGTTGGCCGATCAGGAAGAGAGAGAAGTAGAATATCTGGTTTCTACTTTGGTTGAAGCACAG GTGAAGAAGTTGCAACGCAAAATGAAACATGTTGACGCTCTGAACCTGATGATGGAGAAGCGGCATGGCCAAATGAAGGATTTAGAAGAATCTTTAGTTATGGAGAGAATGGACATCTTGCAGAAGATATTTAGTGCCGGGGTATCTAGATGGAGGGATCATGCTTCAGTCAAATCTTAA
- the LOC132632290 gene encoding uncharacterized protein LOC132632290: MKFTCLSEGKGYYFPPCHIVNISGFRVLLDCPLDLSALAVFSPLPIVTSSLLDEETSNHRGQSSSNSESIRREVGESLDSKILIQAEPWYKTVTSLQLWSIYSIDVVLISSAMGMLGLPFVTRLKDFRAKIYATEAASKLGKLMMEDLVSMHMELRQFYGPEESGCPQWMTWEKLELLPTALKDIVLGIEGTELGGWMSIYSAADIKDCMEKVQFLKYFEEACYNGSLTIKAFSSGLEIGACNWKILSPKGSLTYLSGSVFASITASSFDYKALEGSDVLLYSDFTACNDVDGEKNDFPPAAARSYPCDTGSGRETESLIDSDEYSEEMEKVSFVCSHALNSINDGGSVLIPMGRPGVMLQLLEHISLLLESSNLKVPIYFVSSVAEELLEFFNIIPEWLSSQRQERFYAGQPLFTHIQLSNEKKLLVSPAIHSSKFLTSWQEPCIVFCPHWSLRLGPAVHLLQRWCADPNSLLIMEEGADINLTFLPFKPMSMKVLQCSFISGIRLKNTIPLLKILQPKRVLVPERLRPHISCWNLKFSVCYFSGNETVVMPKLNNYADMDIAMDLTSELINYTKLIQENNTARLKGELLLEQGKHRLVLGSKQVLSSQDRPLLFLGRVELDSLLMALKKMGMKATVQDAQSTDGSENVSTVCISEPNEALIVITATRTMISVADETTASLISEAVRSTSIFI; encoded by the exons ATGAAGTTT ACATGTTTAAGTGAGGGCAAGGGCTATTATTTCCCACCATGCCACATAGTTAATATAAGCGGTTTCCGGGTGTTACTTGACTGCCCTTTAGACCTTTCAGCACTCGCCGTCTTTTCTCCCCTACCAATTGTTACATCTTCCCTGCTTGATGAAGAAACTTCAAATCATAGAGGCCAAAGTTCATCAAATTCGGAGTCTATAAGACGGGAAGTTGGAGAGTCTCTTGATTCCAAAATTTTGATACAAGCTGAGCCTTGGTATAAAACTGTGACAAGCTTGCAGCTTTGGAGTATTTATTCCATAGACGTGGTACTAATCTCAAGTGCAATGGGTATGCTAGGGTTACCATTTGTTACCCGCCTCAAAGACTTCAGAGCAAAG ATATATGCAACGGAAGCAGCTTCCAAACTAGGGAAACTGATGATGGAGGACCTTGTTTCCATGCATATGGAGTTGAGACAATTCTATGGACCTGAAGAGTCTGGTTGCCCTCAATGGATGACATGGGAAAAACTTGAACTACTACCTACAGCACTAAAGGATATTGTTTTAGGCATTGAAGGGACAGAACTTGGTGGATGGATGTCCATATACAG TGCAGCTGATATCAAGGATTGCATGGAGAAGGTTCAATTCCTTAAGTATTTTGAAGAAGCCTGCTATAATGGCTCATTGACCATAAAAGCATTCAGCTCTGGTTTGGAGATAGGTGCTTGTAATTGGAAAATTCTAAGTCCAAAAGGAAGCCTTACTTATCTTTCTGGCTCAGTCTTTGCATCAATAACTGCATCCAGTTTCGATTACAAAGCTCTTGAAGGAAGTGATGTTCTATTATATTCAGACTTCACAGCCTGCAATGATGTTGACGGTGAAAAGAACGACTTCCCTCCTGCTGCTGCCAGGTCCTATCCATG TGATACCGGCAGCGGTAGGGAAACTGAATCCTTGATTGATTCAGATGAGTACTCAGAAGAGATGGAAAAAGTATCCTTTGTATGTTCACATGCTTTGAATTCTATTAATGATGGAGGTTCAGTCCTTATTCCCATGGGACGTCCCGGAGTCATGTTGCAGCTACTGGAACACATATCACTTTTGCTAGAATCTTCAAATTTGAAG GTTCCTATATATTTTGTTTCTTCTGTGGCAGAAGAGTTATTGGAATTTTTCAATATCATACCTGAATGGCTGTCCAGTCAACGGCAAGAAAGA TTCTATGCTGGGCAACCACTATTCACTCATATTCAGCTGTCAAATGAGAAAAAGCTCTTGGTATCTCCTGCAATACATTCATCGAAATTCCT CACAAGTTGGCAGGAACCTTGCATAGTATTTTGTCCTCACTGGAGTCTGCGACTTGGCCCTGCTGTTCATCTCCTTCAACGTTGGTGTGCAGATCCTAACTCGTTGCTTATTATGGAG GAAGGAGCTGATATCAATTTGACTTTCTTGCCTTTTAAGCCAATGTCAATGAAGGTCCTTCAATGTTCATTCATCTCTGGAATAAG GCTAAAGAACACTATACCTCTACTAAAGATATTACAACCTAAACGTGTGCTG GTTCCTGAGAGATTGAGGCCCCATATTAGCTGTTGGAACCTTAAATTTTCAGTCTGTTATTTCTCCGGAAATGAAACTGTAGTTATGCCTAAGTTGAACAATTAtgcagatatggacattgccatGGACTTGACTTCTGAGCTGATCAATTATACAAAACTGATACAAGAAAATAATACTGCAAGATTAAAGGGAGAGTTGCTCCTTGAGCAGGGAAAACATCGGTTAGTTCTTGGAAGCAAGCAAGTGCTTTCTTCACAAGATAGGCCACTGCTATTCCTGGGTAGAGTTGAGTTGGACTCCCTTCTGATGGCTTTAAAGAAGATGGGGATGAAAGCAACTGTACAAGATGCCCAGAGTACTGATGGATCAGAAAATGTATCAACTGTATGTATCTCGGAGCCCAATGAAGCCTTGATAGTGATTACAGCAACACGAACCATGATAAGCGTTGCTGATGAGACTACCGCTTCCCTGATTTCTGAGGCTGTTCGTAGCACTTCAATTTTTATCTGA